The following DNA comes from Brassica oleracea var. oleracea cultivar TO1000 chromosome C5, BOL, whole genome shotgun sequence.
GCACGATTCTCATTCAATGCTCTCAACTTGCTTCCAGTCGGTGAATCTATAGATATAAATAGGTGAGACTTGATTCACTAAACCTCATCATTTCATTTGTCACAATTATATTTACTCTAAAAACTTTGACAGATAAACTCCCCTTGCTTATGAGCTCTCGCCTATGAGAGGAAGACAATCATCTGAAACAAGTGCGGCACGATAGGAGGAGGAAAGCGGCGGCGATGACGGAGAGGAAGAGGGTGAAGGCAGTGGAGGATAAAGGAAGCGATGATGGTGAAAAGGATAGAAGATAGTATCAATGGAGAGTGGGCGGAGGTTTCTGCATAAAGTAGGACCTTTCATTATACTCTTTTGTGATCTTCGTTTTAATTTTTTATAAAAAGTAAATATTCCATATATGATTTCTTGAATCTGAAATAAATATTCATAGTTATCGCTATTGTGATCTGAAATAAACAGGTTCTAGATTCGTTCGGGTAAATATCTTACAACTACGTGGACCTCTCTACTTATATATCTGTGGGAGAGTTAGCCTTGTTCTTTTGATAAACGCTGCGTCTAGCGTCAGCGTCTCCAAAAGCCCTATAATTTTTGTTGCTTTAAAAGCATGATTGCAGAGACCACTGAAGCCGGTGTTAAATAAACGAGACGCAGCGTCAAATTTCCTATGATATTTGATCGCTTGAAATTCTAGCGTCAATCACGACTCACCGCGGCGACTCTTTTTACTGTTACGGCTACATTTTTTTTTTCGTCGTCACTGTCCGCGTTTTTTTTACAAAGCAGTTGATGTGAATATTTGGAGACGCTGACGCTAAATGCAGTGTTTATCAAAAGAACAGGGCTTGTATAGCCCAATTGATCAGAGACATTTCTCTACGGCCTATAAAATCTACTAAATTAATAATGAGCTCACTTATTAAATTAGCCGACTTATCTAGAATTCGTCGGTCACAAATTTTGGGGCTTACTGATCTTTACCATCTAGCTAGCAGTTTACGTATTTAAAAAATATATTTAACCTAATGGATATATATTGTTAACAGATCAATTGGTAACCAAACAAACAACCTACGATAGCTTCTTTTTTACAACAAAACCTACAATAGCTAACACAAATTGTTAAACTAAAATAACAATTACTAAAAGTATGTTACGAAGTAGTACTATAAACTGTATGTAATATTAGTTACTTAGCCAAACTCTCAAGTAAAAACTTTTTTATTGAACAATATCTTATAAAATTTGTCAAAAAAAAAAAATATCTTATAAACATTTTTGTCATATATAACGATAACCTTATATATAATATATCCAAGCTACATAAATTTATCTTTAACAATCTATAAAAATACATAGAAAATTAATTATACTTATATATAATACATTGGGTTACATAAATTAATCTTTAAATTGTATTGTTTAGGATGTCTTATCATTATCAAAAACTATAATAAGCAATCTTAAATTATTTTTCAATTATATCGTTTTGGATGTTTAATCATTATTTTTCAATTATATTGTTTTGGACAATCCCCTATATCACAAAGAAAGAGGATCGTCTACCGAATTCCTCACCATATAATAATCAACCACTGTGGAAGTAATGTTGGGATTAGAGAAGGTAAGGATTGACGAAGAAGTCTCAGTACTGGATTCCGACTACAAGTAATCTAAAAATATACAATTTAGATCTATATATTTAAAATTTATATTTTTATGATTATATTCAAATAAAGTTATTGATTCAAACTCTATGTTTTTATTTTACTACTATTTTATCTTATAAATGCTATTTTGATTCTTTCATATTTAAAGCTATTTTCTCATTTCCAAATGTATAGAATTTTCAGATCTAAAAAATATTCGATAAAATAGACTTATAATGAAGTTTGCTTAAAATTTAAAGATAGTAGACTTCATAAGCCATAAATTGTAAACAGACTTTATTAAAAGTCTACTAAATATGATTTTAACTTTTTTTGTTTTATGTTTTTTTCTTATGATTTTATATTATTTTACAGATATTTATTCCATGGTTTTCAAATCCTTCCCAGTAAATGTAAAATTTACATGTGTCAAATATGAATGTGCATTTTGTGTTTATTTAAAATAAATTTATAAATTCAAACTTTATTTTTTTGCTTTGCTAATATTCTAGCTTAAAATATATTTAACAAATCTAAATCTATTTTTCAAGTTTTGAAGCTATTTTTGCAAGTTTTATAAATTTGCATGTTATTTTCACTCAGGCCTATCCGGAGCGGTACTTGGGCTCACTATCTGATTATAAGTATGGCAGAATCTGAAGTCGATTTGAAGCGTGATTAACTCATCAGCTATTGGGATTCTCGGAGGAGGTAGCGGCAATGCGTGGGAGCTACCAAAACGCAGAAATTAAATATTATAAAGTATACAAAGGTGATATTATAGAAAAGTTAAAAGAGAACTTAGTTCCACGAAAGACCGCCGTCTAAGATTCTATTTAAACATATGATTAAATATTTAGTCAGAGTATTTTTCTTCGCTTTCTTATTTTAATTGTAACATAGAGGATTTAAAATATCCCAAAACCATTCAGTTCAGATCGATGACTGTAAAACTCACTGTACGAGATTAAGTAAGAAAATATTTACTTAATCTATACAAGAATTATTATTAGAAAAAAAAAATTGACATTGTAACAAACCCGCAACAAGTACTAAAACATCTTCGCATATTGGAAAACATCAATTGTGGTATAGGTAATTATATCTATACTACAATTTTGCTATGCACAAGAGAGCACGAGGAATGCATGAAATTTATGGATTTCTATGAACGGTGGCAACTGATATGTTTGGAGCTGAAAAATGTCTTTATAAGGAAAAAGAAGTGTTATGGAACTATATATGATCTTTTATAATGCCATCAAAAAAGTGTTATCTCAATAATCAGTGAAATCGATGTAGTGATTATTACTTTAAGCAAATGGAGAAGTTCTTGGAGTTGGTTTTACGGTGACTAACAAGTGCCTACACTCATTGACCACTACTAAATTTTCATACTTTCCAGTTTCAACGTTTTCTGATTTTGATTAGCTTTGTTTGACTACCTTCTTTGCATTCAATATAACATTCTACTTTAATAAGAAATGCAACTTCAAATAATCAATACTTCCACCCTAATAATATGCCCAAAGACTATGATTTCAACATAATCCTTCATGAAGCAAAATATTTAAACCACAAATAAACGCACCAAATATGAGATCAATTTTTTTGTAAAAAAAAATAACATGAAGACCATTTGAAGCCCTAACAACATATCAATGCTACAATTTTTTAATATAGAAACAACTATTGTAACCAAGCAAAATATATCTTATCATATATAATTCTTACTCACCTAAAACTTTTCAAAAGACAAAAATCATTATCATACATATCACTTGCAAATGCAAACCTAAAACACAAACCATAAAATCATGCAAAAAATAATAATTTAGATCACAAGTAAAGTATATCCTACCCGTAGGACGGACAAATAAGCCACCGATTCAGACCAGACTAGCAGCCCTACTAATCACTCATCAGCAGCAAAGACCATTATTTAATATTACGTCAAGGGTCACCTATTTCTACCTCCTACATGAAGGGAAACTTATGAAATAATATGGATCATGTCACTACTACACCTAATATCCAAAATGCCATCTGTATAAAAACATTATATGATTTCAAGGCTATGGCTTCATCAATATCCAATGTTCTTCATTTGTAATACCACCACATTTAGCTCGAAAACAATAAAAATTTCTGCAATGCATTTACAACTACACAGTTCAAAAAGGATCCCTCTGTTCAAACTCTCAGAATCCTGTAAATATAAAACTACGTTCGGACCACACCGACTAACAAACATATAAATGTGATATCAGAAATTCAGCATTACAAATACTACTGAAAAGTAACTTAACTGAATACATAACAACAGAAATAACGTAATAGTTGTAGGACAAAATCTTTCATAAAACAAAAACAAAATACTAATTTACTTTTTCGAATAGACTTTTACGTGTTCTACTTTACACATAATCTCTCATTTTTCAACCACGAAACCAGAAATAAATAAACCATCTTTTACTACATAACACAATGATATGAACTAAACGTGTTCCTCACAATAAAATAAAGAACATCAAAATGCCACACCTGATAATATCATATAAAAATAATTATGAACTGAAACAAACATATATTCTACTCTGTTTATTATACTCCCTCCGTGTCACAAAGATTGTCACTTAGACATTTTTCACGCATATTAAAGAACTCATTAAAATGTATTTATGTTTTCATTAATAACACATATCTAACCAATAGTATTTTAGATAAATCGATTTATTTATAAAATCAATGCATTTTACAATTAATTTTGAGCTGAAAAATTGTATAAATTGCATTGATATTATAGAATGACACTTTTTGTGAAACAAAAAAAATGAGCTAAACTGACACTTAATATGAAGCAGAAAGAATATTTGTTAGTTTATAATATTGTTTTCAATCTAGAATATATATATATATATATTTTTTATTTTTATTTTTTAACTGCTTCATAAAATTTAAAAAATACTTTTTCGATTTCGAATATTTTCTTAAAAATGCTTCATAAAATATTTTCCTAAATTTATACACCCGGCCAATAGAGCGGACCAACTAAGTATAAGGTAAACCGAAGAATTATAAATAACAGTAAAGAGAACTTGGACAATAGACTCAACAGTCAACGACTTCCACAACAAGGTTTTGCAACTAATAAAAGAAAGACCCAACGACATCAATATGACAAGTACGTTTTTTTTTTCACGACAGAATAGTCGGCACATTCAACTCATAACCCCCCGACCCAAACACAGACGTAAGAACCAAAAGTCTACTAAAAGTTAGAGAAAAGACATTATATAAAGAAGTCGAAAGGATAACTAACAACCACAAAGGGAGGGGTAAGATAAAAAGCGGCTTCCTTTTGATATTCGTCATCATCATCATATCATCATCCCGCCTGCACCTTGTTCAACCTCTCTCATGCTTCCCGGAATATCATTCGTCAACTTTGGCTGAAGTCAAACACACCCAAAAAAATAGAGAGCCGTCTTGTTAGCTTATGATTTCCCTTATCCTATAAACGAAATCTCCACTACTACTAACAAACTTGCCTGGTTTTCAAGAGCTGTTATGGTGGACCTAAGGAGATCATCTCCTACGATCCCACGCAGTTTCCTCACAAACTCTGCTCGCGTCATCTTTTTCCCCTGCAAAACAGAGAAACTCCAGCTTTCAGGCAATTCTCAAGATGTATATAGCAAAAACTCTCCCAAATCAGTTTCTACCCTCAGTTGTTGGTAGTCAGCATTGATTAAAGACATGTCTTTCTCTGAAATCTTATGTGAGATTGCTGCAAACACAACAGGAAAAGGCATCCGTGGAGAGTTGGGTTTCGTAGTGCTCGAACCAACACTGTTTGCGCTCCCGCTCCCTGAACCTCCTTCAGGTCCCTGTATTTAAACAAACAAACCAAAGTATAGTTGTTCAATCCCTTTGATAACATCATAGAAAGCAGAAAAAGAACCAAACTCACGTGTGACACCAACTGTGGAGAAACATCCTTTGGTCCTTCCAAAGTTACACCCGAGTTATCATTCCTAGCAACCAAATTACCTGCAGAAACCAGTGTATGTCATCGATTTCTTATACATCACAAAACAGTATGTGATGGAACGGAATACCCATTAAGCCCGTGAGTATCTCCATCCGACCCCCGGATGATGAAAATCACAGACGTGTCTCTTGAAAACCAAATGTGTTCAATAACACCGGAGGTCGTTAGAATTTAAGGGACAGACAATGGATTATTTATTTTTTCTTTCTCAAATTACAAAGTCGAGACCTGAGCTTCAGCCAGATCTCTAAGCCGTCTCCCTTTCAATGCGTCATCAGTTATGATTTTAATTTGTGAGAAGATTTCATGAAAAGAAAACAAACTAATCACCTTCAGCATTGGTGGGAACAGACAGCTTGAACCTAACAACAAATTCCGGGAATACATGGGTGTTCATATTGATGTTCCACACAACGTAATTCTTTGGTTTCTCGACATCATCCACTCCATTGTCATATTCTTCTCCACCAGAGAAGAACTGCGCTTTGTCACCACGAAGAGGCTCCATGTTCCCCATTATTACACGGCATAAAACCATGTATCGTACTCCGTTTTCGTCAATATCACAGTACCTAGCACTGGAAACAAGTTTTTCAGTAACGTATATATATTGAAGGTCGGAGCTTAAAATATAAGTAGAGCTAAACTAGTATGAGGAAGAATCAGTGAACATAGCAAGGGTAAACCTGAAATAAGGGCAGTCCGCAGCAGTTAGATGTATTCCAACACCGTACATGGACTTTCTAATAAATGTTCCTCCAACTCCAAGTCCCTGCATCATAACCGCAGATAAGACTTCCCTCTTTGCAGGAAGCCATGCGTATCTAACGTTTGCATCCCCTCGACGTTTCTTAGTGATTTCAACCTGCTTCTCGAAAAGAGCTAGACGAGCTTCAGCAATCTCACTGGAAAAGCGGCCAACATCAAGCACGGCTACAGGCCCTAGAGAAGCTGTACCTATGGCAAACATCTTTTGAACAGCATCTTTATCAAGTCCTTCGGCTCCAGCAGGCTTAGGACCAGAGACTGCAACAGCATCCGTCTCATCCCATTTCGAAACAGCAGCTCCAATCTTACGGCTGCAGCTATCCTCTGCTGGAACATCATCCATACCGTCACCAGCTTCATCACTGCACTCCTCCAAATTCAACCTCGGTGACTCCCCACCGTTAACATCAATCTCAAGGCGCAAGTTGATCTCATGCGAAGAAGACCGTTTCAAATCTTCAGTGCAGTTACGACGGCAGCAATAGTTCCTTTCATCGCTCTCGTAAATTTCAGGGAAAAAACATTTGCCTCCAATGTCAATCCATGCAAGCGGAGTTTTTGACCCTGTTTCCAAATCTAGCTTATACATGTGCAAGAAATCCAAGAGAAAACGATGACCACACCACTCAAACTCAATTGCTGCTCTCTTTTCATCTAAATCCTTCTGGATGGCACAGATAATATGAGCGGGAACATCATTCCATTCACCCTTCTCGTAGATCATAACACGCTTTGCGATCCCTGACTTCTTAAAGTAAGTGTAGTATCTGACAAGCGACTTCCCAGAGCGATTCTCAGAAGAACAAATCTTGTTTTCACCTTCCAATTTCCTTCTTTTGTCAGGAAGTTGGCTCTGCGGGTTCGGTGGGGGAACATCTTGCAGCTTGGCACACGATACTCCATTAACATAAGCAGCATAGCTTGGTGGGCGCTTCCTCTTCTTACCGAAACCATTTTCACATCTACTATCCAACCCCTTGACGATCTTGACTTCCATATCTAGTTGTTAACAACGCTAAACCTATAACCTTGAAAGAAAAAGTCAACTGTAGCTCTAACTCGCTGTAAGTCCTAAAGATAGTGCCTTGCCGACAGCATTAAAAAACACTGCATAAAAGAAATGGAAACGTTCAAGGAGTGTTAGATAACAATATTATATAAGTTATAAGTAGGAAAATAGAGTCCAAGAAAAAACTCCCCACAGTTTACATAACATTCGGATGCACACACACAATCAAAAACATGAAAAGCTGCAAACTTAGCGAAGATAGAACAGTAAAGCCAAGAATAATGAGCTTGAAACTCACCCAACGGAAACAGTTAGAGTCTGATAGATAGAGACAAGTGTGTTCATCTTCTTTGTCATATAAAATAAACACAATCAGAGAAGAAACGCCACCGTCTTAGTAAGTTTCTACACCCGTCGGCAAGAAAGTTCCTGCAATACAAGCCAAACAAAAAAACTTAGTCATCATCTTTTTTTAACATGTGGCTTCTTCAGAGAATCAATAAACCAAAAACAAGTCAAATCGCAGTTTCATAGATTCTCTTTCGTGAAAACTCAGATCGTGGACACGAAGGATCCATCAATTTAAACCCAAACGACTCAAACACGTCTCTGAATCACACGAATCTAAGCCGATCTACCAGAAACAATTGACGAGAAAACAAAAATTAACCTGATGAAATATTCGGATCGATCGCTCAGGCAAGGGTTTTTCTTCGAAAGCTAAACGACAAATCACGGAGGGAGATAAGACGACTAGAGAAGATAGATATGCTTATAGAGGAGAAAACCCTAAGCCGGCGATAACGAAGAAGAAACTGTTTCGAATCATTTATATTCGGCGATTCTGAGGACGAAGAAGAAAAAAAAAAAGAGTTAAGTCGGCGATTCCTGATCTTTCCTCCTCTCCTGACCAAAAATTTGCTTGGATGGAAAGCAAATCAAGTAGGTATTTTAATATCACATGTCGTTCACCTATTTTAAAGTCAAAGTCGATATTTGATTGGACGGTGATATGTTTATAAGTCGGTCAATACACGGAGAAAAGATATGGTCGAATAAATAAATGGAATAATATATCATCATTGAGTAGAAAAATATACAAACCCTCGCGGAATAGGATAGCACTAAAAAAGTTTTTGTCACAAATATAGTCTTTAAAAATAAAAATAACTAAAATAACATTTAATATTTTATTAAAAGAGATAAATATACACTTATACCCCAAAGGTAAATTAATTTAGACATTACGGTTTAGAGTTAAGGGGTGGAGTTTAGGATTTAGAGTTTAGGATTTAGGGTTTAGAGTTAAGGGGTGGAGTTTAGAATTTAGGATTTAGGGTTTAGGGTTTAGAGTTTAAGGCTTAAGATTTAGGTTTTAAGGTTTAGAGTTGGGGAGTGGAATTTTGGGATAAGATTTCAAATTTTGAAAAATAAAAAAAAATTAAAATTTTCAAAAGATAAAACGCTATTTTGGTCATTTTAGTTATTGAAGATTGTTTTTGTGACATAAATTTAGAAATGTCCTATTTTGGATATTTGGCCTTGCTGAATTATTTAATTGTAAATTTGTAATGTAACGGGACAAACATAATAAAATAACGTGTGTAGACTGATAAGGACCATGATTAGATTGTGAAGCGAAGGGGATAACTATAGAAATAAATAACAGTATTTTAAATTGCATAGAGATCTACATTGTATTTACTGATTATTAATGAATGAAGTTTTAGTGATTTTGCAAATGATTTTGTTTACTAGTTGGGAGATTTTTAGATGATTTTTAAATAGTAAATATAAAAAATTGAAAATATTTAAACAATAAAAATATTTAAAATAAATTTCTAATGTAAAATATTTTGGCGGCAAAATATATAGATTGTGTATTCCAACAGTACATTTATTATAACGGTTATTCAAAATTTTGTCGGGGTTTTTAACGGTTGTTGTTTTCCTATATCATAAATAGTATATTTTGTAACATTTTTATTATTTAATTTATATATATGGATTATCATAAATAAAAGGAAATAAAATATTATTTCTATTTCTATTTAACTTTTTTTATGTTGGATATTTAATCTATTAATTTAAAGTCGTATTTAAAATTTATTGTTGTATGTTTAATATTAATTAAACATGTTGTGACTTAACATAAAAATGCAC
Coding sequences within:
- the LOC106295049 gene encoding inactive poly [ADP-ribose] polymerase RCD1, with the translated sequence MEVKIVKGLDSRCENGFGKKRKRPPSYAAYVNGVSCAKLQDVPPPNPQSQLPDKRRKLEGENKICSSENRSGKSLVRYYTYFKKSGIAKRVMIYEKGEWNDVPAHIICAIQKDLDEKRAAIEFEWCGHRFLLDFLHMYKLDLETGSKTPLAWIDIGGKCFFPEIYESDERNYCCRRNCTEDLKRSSSHEINLRLEIDVNGGESPRLNLEECSDEAGDGMDDVPAEDSCSRKIGAAVSKWDETDAVAVSGPKPAGAEGLDKDAVQKMFAIGTASLGPVAVLDVGRFSSEIAEARLALFEKQVEITKKRRGDANVRYAWLPAKREVLSAVMMQGLGVGGTFIRKSMYGVGIHLTAADCPYFSARYCDIDENGVRYMVLCRVIMGNMEPLRGDKAQFFSGGEEYDNGVDDVEKPKNYVVWNINMNTHVFPEFVVRFKLSVPTNAEGNLVARNDNSGVTLEGPKDVSPQLVSHGPEGGSGSGSANSVGSSTTKPNSPRMPFPVVFAAISHKISEKDMSLINADYQQLRGKKMTRAEFVRKLRGIVGDDLLRSTITALENQPKLTNDIPGSMREVEQGAGGMMI